In Bacillota bacterium, the sequence GCACAGGTACGCGGCAATACCCACCGCTTGGGCTAAGGTGCACAGGGTGGCCATGACCCGGGTGCTGCCAAAGGCCACGTGGCTAGTGGACATACACCGTCCGGCCATGAACAGGTTCTCCACATTCTTAGAATATCCGGTGCGGTAAGGTATCTGGTAGATGCCTTTGAGGAAATAGTGTTTGTTGATGACTTCCTTGGAGAAGAAACCGTCGATGGCGTGCAGGTCGATAGACCAGCCACCGTGGCCCACCACATCCTCGAAGTCCCGCTGTTCCACCAAGTCCTTCTCGGTGAGAATGTAATCTCCCATCAGCCGGCGGGACTCCCGCTTTCCTGGGATACAGGCCACGTATTCCAGATCATAGGTCTCACTGTCATATTTCCCGCTATTCTTGATATAATCCCAAATCCCGTAGACCAGTTCCCGGTGCATCTGCATAACCTTTTCGCTGTTTTCGATCTGGTTGAAGCGTCCCGGGATTTCGTAGTACCATTGGAAACGATAGGTATCCATCCGGAAGGTCCGGTTCTTGGTGCGCTCTGGAATCCGCCGGTACTGGAGGATGTCGGTGGCAGCCAGATCTAAGGCAAAGTCCGGCCGCTTAAAGGGCACAGGCCGTCCCGTATCCCGGGCGTAGAAGGTTAGAGTACTGGGCAAGACCGCCTCGTCCGCCTCCTCGGGGGCAATGCCCTCGTCAAACTCAGCCCTAGCTTCCCGACCCATCCGATGTTCGGCTCCGGCCAAGTATCCCACGGTACCGTCCCCTGTGTTGTCAACGAAGAAACGTCCGTAGAAGTCGAAGCGTTTTTCGCTCCCCTGCTGGGACCCCGAAACGTATACGATCCGGTCGCCATCAGTCTCCACACAGTCAATATTGGTATTCAAAAACAACTCGATATTCTCTTCCCGACCGATGAAATCAAACAGCACCGTTTCCCACACATAGGGGTTGCCCTGGGGGTTGCGGTGGAGGTTCTCCAGGCGAATCTCCTCCAGGATCCCCGTCTCCCGGGCATAGAAGTTAAACTCTTCACTACCATCGGCGCCACTTACGGTAACCCTGATCTCAGGGCTGGCATTTCCTCCCAAAACACCGCGGTTGTTGACCAAGGCCACCGAAAGACCCAGCCGTGCCGCTTGGATGGCGGCGCAGATCCCCGGCATACCAGCCCCAATCACAATCAAATCCTTAGTCACCTTGTGTCTTGCAAACTCCATCATGTTTTCTCCCTTCACCTAAGCAAGCTCCAAACTGATAACCTTGAACACTGAAAAACTGTTTTAGTCATTATCCTGGGGACAATGCTAGCAAAGGTCCCTTGACCCTGGATCCGTGAAAGATCCGCTAGTCCCAAAAGAAACCCCGGGGCAGAACTCCACCCGCCGGTTCCTTTAGTTCAGCCGGTGACAACTCAACACCGGACAAGCCAAAAGAGCCGGTTTTTTGGGTCTTAGGAGAAAGCATCGGAATCCCGAGTTTTTCCCCTTTCTCCCCACGGTTCCTTGCTCTTTTCATTTTTCCCTGTTTCGGAACGAACTAGGCAGAAATAAGCTGCGACGTCCTGGTCGGGACGGCGGCAAGTTGGTGGATTGGCGGGCTACCCCACCAATCCACCAACTGTCAGCTCAATAAGCCGCAGCTAAACCTTAGTTCCATTCGTCAAACAGCCTCTGCAGCTGCCGGTGAGCCTCGGTAACTGCGCTTTGCGGATCCATACCTTCTTGGATCACACTGGTAACCATATCGAAGAGAACCCGGTTGGTCTCGGAGGGAGCTGAAGGCAAGGGGATGGCACTCTCAAACCCTTGGATAATCACCGGCCAGTAGGGATTCATGTTGAAGTATTCCGGATCCCGGTTAAACTCCATGACCGCCGACGGCCGGGCCTGTTGCAGGGTGAACCAACCGGCCCCCTCTTGGGCCATGGTCATGAACTTAACAAACTCCCAGGCTGCTTCCTTGTGCTTGCTAGCGGTGGAGATCCCATAGCCCCAACTAGCCCCCGCATAGGCCCGAAACTCTTGGTCGTTGTGCGGGCGCAGACCGATACCCGTGTCAACCAAGCGGTTTTGGGCCTGGAAGTAGGTCCAGGGACCACTGAGACACATGGCCGCGGTTTCCGTCAGGAACGACTCCTCCGCATTCCCACCACCAACCATCGAGTAGAAGACGTTGATGCTACTATAGGTACGATTGATCTCGTTGGTGAAATCCAGCATCCACTGCAGGGTATCGACGCCCGCCGGGGTGTTAAACAACACTTCCTGACCGTCCCAGGCCAAAGCGCCATTGTTCACCATCCACTCCAGCACTTGCGCCGCCCGTCCATCAACGTAAGGATGACCCACCACATCAACACCCATGCGGGTGATGCGATCACCGTCAAAACGCATCAATTTGCGGGCGTAGTCTTCCAGCTCCCGCCAGGTTTCCGGCGCCCGCCGACTGTCCAGTCCCACCTCTTCAAACATGGTTTTGTTGTAATACAGCAGGTTGTTTTGCGGACCACCCAACTGGGGCAAGTAGTAGATACTCCCCCGGTCCTCAATCAAGGGAATGATAAAGGGATAGAAGATCTCATCAAGCTGCAGTCCTTCCCTCTCGATGAACTCATTCAAAGGGATGAGAGCACCGAGCCGGCCCAATTCGATGGATTCAGCCCCCACCATCACCACATCGGCCGTCGTCTCCGACGCTGCTCCCAACAGGATCTTTTGGTACCGTTCACCGGCGGTGAGCAGCTGATGCTCCACCTTGATATCCGGATGCAGCCGTTCAAACTCCTCGATCACATAATCCACCAAAGGCAAGCGGTCGCCACCCCAAATGTGCCAGAAGGTGATGGTCACCGGTTCTGCCCAGGCGGGCACACACTGCAGAGCAACCAACAGGCAAAGAAACAGTACAGCTCTTCGCATTACTTCTCTTCCTCCTTGCGTTAACGCATAGGCTTCACCTACTCACCAAATTTCCCGTACGAGCAATCACTATGACTTGGAACTCTAACTCCTCACCTCCCTTCGGAATAGTGAATCCATAGGATTACTTCCTACAGTCAATCACCACCGGACCCCTTCAAAGGACCGATAATCAACTACGCCACTTCGGTAAGACCAAGTTGTTGGAGAGGTAGCATAGACAAAGGGCCACCATCTGCAGGAACACCTCCCCGCTTCCAATTCGAACTTGTCCCGATATTGCCAAGCGGTGCATCGATACCGTAGAGAACAAAGGAGGTGTGAGAACTATAGCCGTCGGTTTTAAGGGTAAAGCAACGGGCACCTTGTTGTGTGTCGAAATCAGGGCTACGCACCCATCGCGGCCAAACACAGGAACTCCGGAATATGTACCGCTCTTCCTGTTTCCTAGTCTTCCTCCGACTGTTCATTCTGTTACACAAGTTGCACCAAGAGACCCGCAAGTCAATACTTCGACGTTTCATGTCTATTACCTTCTTCTCCAGTGAGAATCCGAAC encodes:
- a CDS encoding FAD-dependent oxidoreductase; its protein translation is MEFARHKVTKDLIVIGAGMPGICAAIQAARLGLSVALVNNRGVLGGNASPEIRVTVSGADGSEEFNFYARETGILEEIRLENLHRNPQGNPYVWETVLFDFIGREENIELFLNTNIDCVETDGDRIVYVSGSQQGSEKRFDFYGRFFVDNTGDGTVGYLAGAEHRMGREARAEFDEGIAPEEADEAVLPSTLTFYARDTGRPVPFKRPDFALDLAATDILQYRRIPERTKNRTFRMDTYRFQWYYEIPGRFNQIENSEKVMQMHRELVYGIWDYIKNSGKYDSETYDLEYVACIPGKRESRRLMGDYILTEKDLVEQRDFEDVVGHGGWSIDLHAIDGFFSKEVINKHYFLKGIYQIPYRTGYSKNVENLFMAGRCMSTSHVAFGSTRVMATLCTLAQAVGIAAYLCIKHNTTPRGIYEKHMKELQQLLLAHDQYVIGHRNEDPQDKAPKAKVTVSSTLEFALKEAENYVVADRDLGVILPAKDQVDSVKFLARVAEDTKLAYKVYSSGKKENYSPDVLVTSGELSLAASADFHWIEIPVGHDFGGKNMFVELGANPQVCLGVTTKQLPGVLLLSRHAIQSPTIWDAITLQRKEYLWRSMKHSPCFQVTPDQDIYGASNITNGYHRPYGLPNLWASADRVTGEYVTLEFDGTEEIREICFTFDSNLNARINNIEVEYEQNTIPEVVRDYAVYYLRDGKEYKLTEVTGNYQRVNRLTFDPVQADGIKVIFHKTNGAPRVGLYEIRVY
- a CDS encoding extracellular solute-binding protein, with amino-acid sequence MRRAVLFLCLLVALQCVPAWAEPVTITFWHIWGGDRLPLVDYVIEEFERLHPDIKVEHQLLTAGERYQKILLGAASETTADVVMVGAESIELGRLGALIPLNEFIEREGLQLDEIFYPFIIPLIEDRGSIYYLPQLGGPQNNLLYYNKTMFEEVGLDSRRAPETWRELEDYARKLMRFDGDRITRMGVDVVGHPYVDGRAAQVLEWMVNNGALAWDGQEVLFNTPAGVDTLQWMLDFTNEINRTYSSINVFYSMVGGGNAEESFLTETAAMCLSGPWTYFQAQNRLVDTGIGLRPHNDQEFRAYAGASWGYGISTASKHKEAAWEFVKFMTMAQEGAGWFTLQQARPSAVMEFNRDPEYFNMNPYWPVIIQGFESAIPLPSAPSETNRVLFDMVTSVIQEGMDPQSAVTEAHRQLQRLFDEWN